A DNA window from Acetobacter aceti NBRC 14818 contains the following coding sequences:
- the choW gene encoding choline ABC transporter permease subunit, with the protein MNGLEDWITSHKIPVGEVASNAVDWIRDHCQGGFDVISEAIGSCADGFTNLLTSVPPVLFVAALTIGVWFWKRAIGTCVLVALGLLFIINQGYWQETMATLSLIFFATFTCMLIGVPIGIASAHRPWLARILHPVLDLMQTLPTFVYLIPTLILFGLGTVPGTISTVVFAIPAPIRMTQLGILSVPKALLEAGDAFGATPRQRLWKVEVPAALPMIREGLSQCIMLSLSMVVIAALVGAGGLGVPVVRALNTVQIDTGFESGLAIVLVAIILDRLCRKKTH; encoded by the coding sequence ATGAACGGGCTCGAAGACTGGATTACATCGCATAAAATACCTGTCGGTGAAGTGGCATCGAATGCCGTTGACTGGATAAGGGATCATTGTCAGGGTGGTTTCGACGTCATCAGTGAGGCGATCGGTTCCTGTGCCGATGGTTTCACCAATCTGCTGACGTCTGTCCCGCCTGTCCTGTTTGTGGCAGCTCTGACAATCGGCGTGTGGTTCTGGAAACGTGCCATCGGCACCTGCGTGCTGGTTGCGCTCGGTCTGCTGTTCATCATCAATCAGGGATACTGGCAGGAAACGATGGCGACCCTGTCGCTCATCTTTTTTGCGACGTTCACATGCATGCTGATTGGCGTGCCGATCGGGATCGCCTCCGCGCATCGACCATGGCTGGCGCGCATCCTGCACCCGGTTCTGGATCTCATGCAGACCCTGCCGACCTTTGTTTATCTGATCCCGACCCTGATCCTGTTTGGTCTGGGCACCGTGCCCGGCACGATTTCCACGGTTGTCTTTGCTATCCCGGCACCCATCCGCATGACGCAACTCGGGATTTTGTCTGTTCCCAAGGCTTTGCTTGAGGCGGGCGATGCTTTTGGTGCCACGCCAAGACAACGTTTATGGAAGGTTGAGGTGCCGGCAGCGCTTCCCATGATCCGCGAGGGACTGAGCCAATGCATCATGCTCAGCCTTTCCATGGTGGTGATTGCCGCCCTGGTGGGTGCCGGTGGACTGGGTGTGCCGGTCGTGCGGGCCCTGAATACGGTCCAGATCGACACCGGGTTTGAATCCGGTCTGGCGATTGTTCTGGTCGCCATCATTCTGGACCGGCTCTGCCGCAAGAAAACGCACTGA